A single genomic interval of Brevibacillus brevis harbors:
- a CDS encoding MFS transporter codes for MEANDHVTPNPHWKKNIILFLSSQAISLFGSSLVQYAMMWYITLNTQSGIMMTLYIICGFVPTFLLSPVAGVWADRYNRKLLIIYADAMIAFATLILAVVFLMGYNATWLLFLMAAIRAVGAGIQTPAVGAILPQIVPSDQLTRMNGINGSLQAVIMFVSPIVSAALLTLSTIEMIFFIDVITAMLAIGTLLIFLKIPLHEKASEIQKTSYFSDFKEGLLYIKNNDFLKKFFLFFAFFFILMAPAAFLTPLQVTRSFGDEVWRLTAIEIAFSVGMMAGGGIIASWGGFTNRVHTMTFASFVMGACTIALGIIPNFWIYLVFMALFGVAMPIFNTPTMVLVQEKVDENYLGRIFGVFGMISTSMMPIGMLIFGPIADVVKIEWLLVATGLFILILAMLLKKNKVLIQAGNPTLKESP; via the coding sequence ATGGAAGCAAATGATCATGTAACGCCAAATCCACATTGGAAAAAGAACATTATTCTCTTTCTAAGCAGTCAGGCGATTTCACTTTTTGGATCATCTTTAGTTCAATATGCGATGATGTGGTATATAACGCTGAATACGCAATCCGGTATCATGATGACGCTATATATCATTTGCGGTTTCGTCCCTACTTTTCTTTTATCCCCCGTTGCGGGTGTCTGGGCTGACCGCTACAATCGCAAACTGTTGATCATTTATGCAGATGCAATGATTGCCTTTGCAACGCTTATCCTCGCAGTCGTCTTTTTAATGGGATACAATGCGACCTGGCTGCTCTTTCTCATGGCTGCTATTCGTGCAGTCGGAGCCGGTATTCAAACCCCTGCTGTCGGAGCTATTTTGCCGCAAATCGTACCAAGTGACCAACTAACGAGAATGAATGGCATAAACGGAAGCTTGCAGGCTGTTATTATGTTCGTATCCCCGATAGTGAGTGCTGCATTACTCACATTATCTACCATTGAAATGATTTTCTTTATCGATGTCATTACCGCCATGCTTGCCATTGGTACGTTGCTCATTTTCCTCAAGATTCCTTTACACGAAAAGGCTTCCGAAATACAAAAAACGAGCTACTTCAGCGATTTTAAAGAAGGATTACTCTACATTAAAAACAATGATTTTCTGAAGAAATTCTTTCTATTCTTTGCCTTCTTCTTTATTCTGATGGCACCCGCCGCATTTTTGACCCCGCTGCAAGTTACACGGAGCTTTGGTGACGAGGTTTGGCGGTTAACGGCAATTGAAATTGCTTTTTCAGTCGGAATGATGGCTGGCGGCGGAATTATTGCCTCCTGGGGAGGCTTTACAAACAGAGTGCACACCATGACATTCGCGAGCTTTGTCATGGGCGCCTGCACAATAGCCCTTGGTATCATTCCGAACTTTTGGATTTATCTAGTCTTCATGGCGCTATTTGGCGTAGCTATGCCCATTTTCAATACCCCGACAATGGTCTTGGTTCAGGAGAAAGTGGATGAGAACTATTTGGGAAGAATTTTCGGTGTGTTCGGCATGATTTCCACTTCGATGATGCCTATAGGTATGCTTATTTTTGGACCAATCGCAGATGTTGTTAAAATTGAGTGGCTACTGGTTGCAACGGGGCTATTCATTTTAATACTGGCTATGTTGTTAAAGAAAAACAAAGTTTTAATACAGGCTGGAAACCCTACATTGAAAGAGTCTCCATGA
- the rnjA gene encoding ribonuclease J1, with protein sequence MLGGKSLSDVKIFAMGGLGEIGKNMYCVEYEDEIIIIDCGVKFPENEMFGIDLVIPDVSYLVDNQHKIKALLLTHGHEDHIGAIPYILRQIKVPIYGGRLTLGLVKAKLEEHRLQNEVKLIPISEDTEIPFAKLKATFFRTNHSIPDSLGIVLHTPEGMVIHTGDFKFDMTPVGQTTEYGKIARFGASGDVLALLSDSTNSERPGFTMSERSVGEGILDVVRKARGRIILATFASNVHRLQQVVDAAEQCNRKVAVIGRSMEKVFLIGQELGYIQMPEGMLIDIKHIDNYADNQVLIICTGSQGEPMAALTRIASGSHRTVSIYPEDTVIISASPIPGNTINVSRTIDKLYRAGANVVLSHEFDIHASGHGSSEELKLMLNFIRPKYFIPIHGEYRMLKTHSKLAQQVGIEESNIFIMDNGEVLNCNREKAWLSKVQAGIVLIDGSGIGDVGNIVLRDRKHLAEDGLMVVVVSLDMKNFKILTGPDIVSRGFVYVRGSESLIQEATQLVRGRLQEALDKKIKEWSELKSQINEVIKPFIYEKTGRNPMILTILMEV encoded by the coding sequence ATGTTAGGAGGAAAGAGTTTGAGCGACGTTAAGATTTTCGCGATGGGCGGCCTCGGCGAGATCGGAAAAAATATGTACTGCGTCGAGTATGAGGACGAAATCATCATCATTGACTGCGGGGTGAAATTCCCCGAGAATGAAATGTTCGGTATTGATCTGGTTATCCCGGATGTTTCCTATTTAGTGGACAACCAGCACAAGATCAAAGCACTATTATTAACGCACGGACATGAGGATCACATTGGTGCGATTCCTTATATTTTACGACAAATCAAGGTGCCGATTTACGGTGGTCGTCTGACCCTGGGCTTGGTCAAGGCGAAGCTGGAAGAGCACCGTTTGCAGAACGAAGTGAAGCTGATTCCGATTTCGGAAGATACGGAAATTCCTTTTGCGAAGCTGAAGGCGACATTTTTCCGGACGAACCACAGTATTCCAGATTCTTTGGGAATTGTGCTTCATACACCAGAGGGAATGGTCATTCACACAGGTGACTTCAAGTTTGACATGACACCAGTCGGACAAACAACGGAGTACGGAAAAATTGCACGCTTTGGTGCGAGCGGTGACGTTTTGGCGCTTTTGTCCGATAGTACGAACAGTGAGCGTCCTGGATTTACGATGTCAGAGAGATCGGTAGGAGAAGGGATTCTCGATGTGGTACGCAAAGCACGTGGACGCATCATTCTGGCTACCTTTGCTTCCAACGTACATCGCTTGCAACAGGTGGTAGATGCTGCTGAGCAGTGCAATCGCAAAGTGGCGGTTATTGGCCGCAGTATGGAAAAGGTTTTCTTGATTGGCCAAGAGTTGGGCTACATTCAGATGCCAGAGGGCATGCTGATTGATATTAAGCACATCGACAACTACGCAGACAACCAAGTGCTGATTATTTGCACAGGCAGTCAAGGTGAGCCGATGGCAGCGTTGACCCGGATTGCATCTGGTTCGCATCGCACTGTGTCCATTTATCCGGAAGATACAGTGATCATTTCTGCATCTCCGATTCCAGGAAATACGATCAACGTAAGCCGCACGATAGACAAGCTGTACCGTGCAGGTGCCAACGTAGTATTGAGTCATGAATTTGATATTCACGCATCGGGTCATGGCAGTAGCGAAGAGTTGAAGCTCATGCTCAACTTCATTCGTCCGAAATATTTCATCCCGATCCACGGGGAATACCGGATGCTCAAGACTCACTCCAAGCTGGCCCAACAGGTTGGGATCGAGGAGAGCAACATCTTTATTATGGACAACGGCGAAGTGCTGAACTGCAACCGCGAAAAAGCGTGGCTCAGCAAAGTACAAGCAGGGATTGTCCTCATTGATGGCAGTGGTATCGGCGACGTCGGCAATATCGTTCTGCGAGATCGCAAGCATTTGGCAGAGGATGGCTTGATGGTCGTGGTTGTCAGCCTGGATATGAAAAACTTCAAAATTTTGACGGGCCCAGATATCGTGAGCCGCGGCTTCGTATACGTACGCGGTTCGGAATCTTTGATTCAGGAAGCGACACAGCTCGTTCGTGGGCGTCTGCAAGAAGCGTTGGATAAGAAAATCAAGGAATGGTCTGAGCTGAAGTCACAGATTAATGAAGTGATCAAGCCGTTCATTTACGAAAAGACAGGCCGCAACCCAATGATTCTTACCATTTTGATGGAAGTGTAG
- a CDS encoding YqzG/YhdC family protein translates to MENHFKKERDQQVQTARRLFRHRNMMPLLSTLLFLLLFQPFPAYAQPPYAKWGRLAMQETMKRYPNAQIVDYLHVGRKPKTPTTSEETFKLLLQEGNRRWALLIHIEFVNQTEDVVNISYEETH, encoded by the coding sequence ATGGAAAACCATTTCAAAAAGGAGAGGGATCAGCAAGTGCAAACCGCTCGTCGCTTATTTCGCCATCGGAACATGATGCCCCTTCTCTCCACCTTACTTTTCCTGCTCCTCTTTCAGCCGTTCCCTGCCTATGCCCAGCCTCCCTATGCAAAATGGGGCAGGCTCGCGATGCAGGAAACGATGAAGCGATATCCAAACGCTCAAATTGTGGACTACCTGCATGTCGGACGAAAACCAAAAACGCCCACCACGTCGGAAGAGACGTTTAAGCTCTTGCTTCAAGAAGGCAATCGCAGGTGGGCGTTACTCATTCATATTGAATTCGTGAATCAGACAGAAGATGTCGTAAACATCTCCTATGAGGAGACTCACTAG
- a CDS encoding homocysteine synthase: protein MSDQQQWKPETLAVHGGQEVDPVTGSRAVPIYQTTSYVFRDTEHAANLFGLKEFGNIYTRIMNPTQDVFEKRVALLEGGVGALATASGQAAITFAILNIAHAGDEIVASSSLYGGTYNLFAHTLPRLGIKVHFADQSNLENFRTYINEKTKAVFCETIGNPRIDVADIEAIAHIAHENGVPLIVDNTFATPILCRPFEHGADIVVHSTTKFIGGHGTAIGGIIIDSGKFDWNNGKFPGLTTPDPSYHGVVYTEAVGPLAYIIKARVQLQRDIGAAVAPINSFLFLQGLETLHLRIERHSQNALAVAQFLANHSAVEWVSYPGLESDSQHELAQKYLPKGAGAILTFGIRGGVEAGKTLIESVKLFSHLANVGDSKSLIIHPASTTHQQMTEEEQAAAGVTPGLIRLSVGTESIDDILSDLEQALQRAFQLSTVG, encoded by the coding sequence ATGTCCGATCAACAACAATGGAAGCCAGAAACACTTGCGGTCCACGGTGGGCAGGAGGTTGACCCTGTAACAGGCTCACGTGCTGTTCCGATCTATCAGACGACCTCCTATGTTTTCCGTGATACGGAGCATGCAGCCAATCTGTTTGGCTTAAAAGAGTTTGGGAACATCTATACACGTATCATGAATCCGACCCAGGATGTGTTTGAAAAGCGTGTTGCCCTACTCGAAGGCGGAGTTGGTGCACTCGCGACTGCATCTGGGCAGGCTGCTATTACATTCGCCATCTTAAATATTGCGCATGCAGGAGACGAGATCGTCGCTTCCAGCAGCCTCTACGGCGGTACCTACAATCTGTTCGCCCACACTCTTCCCCGCCTCGGTATCAAGGTTCATTTTGCTGATCAATCCAATCTGGAAAATTTCCGTACCTATATCAATGAAAAGACAAAAGCCGTGTTTTGCGAGACGATTGGCAATCCGCGCATTGATGTCGCTGATATCGAGGCCATCGCCCATATTGCCCACGAAAATGGCGTACCTTTGATCGTGGACAACACCTTCGCGACTCCAATTTTATGCCGTCCTTTTGAGCACGGGGCCGATATTGTCGTGCACTCCACCACCAAATTCATCGGCGGACACGGAACAGCAATTGGCGGTATCATCATAGACTCTGGAAAATTCGACTGGAACAACGGAAAATTCCCAGGTCTGACTACACCTGACCCAAGCTACCATGGAGTTGTCTATACAGAGGCAGTCGGTCCACTCGCCTATATTATCAAGGCGCGCGTCCAGCTCCAGCGCGATATCGGAGCGGCAGTCGCCCCGATCAATTCCTTCTTGTTCCTGCAAGGATTAGAAACCCTGCATCTGCGCATCGAGCGACATAGCCAGAACGCCCTGGCAGTAGCCCAATTCCTCGCCAATCACTCTGCCGTAGAGTGGGTGAGTTATCCGGGGCTGGAGTCTGACTCCCAGCATGAATTGGCACAAAAATATTTGCCAAAAGGTGCTGGCGCGATCCTGACCTTTGGAATTCGTGGTGGCGTTGAGGCAGGAAAAACATTGATCGAATCAGTGAAGCTGTTCTCCCATCTCGCAAATGTCGGGGACTCCAAGTCACTCATCATTCATCCAGCTAGCACAACGCATCAGCAGATGACGGAAGAAGAGCAAGCAGCAGCCGGAGTGACTCCGGGACTTATTCGCCTCTCAGTCGGCACAGAATCGATCGACGATATCCTCTCTGATCTGGAGCAAGCACTGCAGCGTGCGTTTCAATTATCTACGGTAGGTTAA
- a CDS encoding MFS transporter encodes MSQTAVQASVWQQRSYRWILFGQLISELGASLGTLANSWLIYQATGSQGAVGQMWLLYFLPSLAIQLIAGPYIDRFDKKRVMIFSQWMRAAAFCLSFAVITSGTESLWPLYFTALINGLVQPLYVPASQSLLPALVKREQLLQANAYLDSVLRVALITGPPLAGILVANIGGESVLALVAISYALSGFFLVLCPIAPADTANKKQSWFVMFKAGLAIFWQKPLLLWLGLYSALVQFAVGVTLVLNLPFVSGELQGTSFHVGLFLAGYPLGYFFGSLLVPRLHSSLGQPLIMLGSLVLGGLSFVALGFTHDLWLAITIELPAGLFAPFFQVHSTSLYQLHVPSELMGRVLSVRLLIVRATMPVGIWLGGQLSDQVGIRPLYISVGALIVLSALAGILFRKFVTNRIFHI; translated from the coding sequence ATGAGCCAAACCGCGGTCCAAGCCTCTGTCTGGCAGCAGCGTTCTTATCGTTGGATTCTTTTCGGTCAGCTCATTTCAGAACTCGGCGCCTCACTCGGTACCCTCGCCAATAGCTGGTTAATCTATCAGGCAACAGGCTCACAAGGTGCGGTCGGACAGATGTGGCTGCTGTATTTCTTGCCGTCGCTCGCTATTCAATTGATAGCCGGACCGTACATCGACCGATTCGACAAGAAGCGTGTCATGATTTTTTCTCAATGGATGCGAGCTGCTGCGTTTTGTTTGTCCTTTGCGGTCATTACTTCCGGGACAGAATCGCTCTGGCCACTGTATTTCACTGCCTTGATCAACGGTCTCGTTCAACCGCTGTATGTGCCAGCCAGCCAGTCGCTCCTCCCTGCTCTGGTCAAAAGAGAGCAGCTCCTCCAAGCCAATGCCTATTTGGATAGTGTCCTGCGAGTTGCCTTGATTACAGGTCCTCCTTTGGCTGGGATTCTCGTGGCGAATATCGGCGGTGAGTCCGTACTCGCATTGGTCGCGATCAGTTATGCACTCAGCGGTTTCTTTCTGGTTCTTTGTCCAATCGCCCCAGCCGATACCGCCAACAAGAAGCAATCGTGGTTCGTTATGTTTAAGGCTGGTCTTGCGATTTTTTGGCAGAAGCCCCTTTTGCTCTGGCTTGGCCTGTACTCGGCTCTCGTCCAATTTGCTGTCGGAGTCACACTCGTACTAAACCTGCCTTTTGTATCCGGCGAGCTGCAAGGCACCTCGTTTCATGTAGGCTTGTTTTTGGCTGGTTATCCGTTGGGCTATTTCTTCGGCTCCTTGCTCGTGCCACGCTTACATAGCAGCCTTGGACAGCCCCTGATTATGTTGGGATCACTGGTATTAGGTGGCTTAAGCTTTGTTGCACTAGGCTTTACCCATGACCTCTGGCTTGCAATCACCATCGAACTACCGGCTGGTCTGTTTGCCCCTTTTTTCCAGGTACATAGCACAAGCCTGTATCAGCTTCACGTTCCTTCCGAGCTAATGGGGCGTGTATTGTCTGTCCGACTGCTCATCGTGCGTGCGACGATGCCCGTCGGTATTTGGCTTGGCGGACAGTTGAGCGATCAGGTAGGGATTCGCCCCCTTTACATCTCTGTCGGTGCCCTCATCGTGCTCTCCGCGCTGGCGGGAATATTATTTCGAAAATTTGTAACTAACAGGATATTCCATATATAA
- a CDS encoding SCO family protein: MSEGTQLQQESAIKKHWFPVLAGIILLAIVGVFGYKYMTEEKIEVLKPIADFTLDNSDGTTYTFNQSAGKVRLVEFMFTKCPDICPATTYNMAKLQDQLKEKGLFGDKVEFISISFDPDNDTPEVLQEYAAKFKADQSGWKFLRGDAQAVEKVTKDFGLMVMKQPDGSYAHTARMFLVDGDGNMRRAYGMAADMDMEVMMKEMEQLAD; encoded by the coding sequence GTGAGTGAAGGAACACAATTGCAGCAGGAATCTGCGATAAAAAAACATTGGTTTCCTGTGTTAGCTGGTATTATCCTTTTGGCTATCGTCGGAGTATTTGGTTATAAGTACATGACAGAAGAGAAGATCGAAGTGTTGAAGCCCATCGCGGACTTCACCTTGGACAACAGTGACGGAACAACCTATACGTTTAATCAAAGTGCTGGCAAGGTACGGCTGGTGGAGTTTATGTTTACCAAGTGCCCGGATATTTGTCCGGCGACTACGTACAACATGGCCAAGCTGCAAGATCAGTTGAAGGAAAAGGGACTGTTCGGAGACAAAGTAGAATTTATCTCTATCTCCTTTGACCCTGATAATGATACGCCGGAAGTCTTGCAGGAGTATGCAGCCAAGTTCAAGGCAGATCAGAGTGGCTGGAAGTTCCTGCGCGGGGACGCTCAGGCTGTAGAAAAAGTGACGAAGGACTTTGGTCTGATGGTCATGAAGCAGCCAGATGGATCTTATGCTCATACGGCTCGCATGTTCCTTGTTGATGGAGATGGAAACATGCGCCGCGCGTACGGGATGGCAGCCGACATGGACATGGAAGTCATGATGAAAGAGATGGAACAGCTCGCTGACTAG
- a CDS encoding BrxA/BrxB family bacilliredoxin, whose translation MMSYEAYMSQVIQPMRDELTRNGFQELRTAEEVEQALPNAKGLTLVVVNSVCGCAAGLARPAVVHSLNHATKPDNIFTVFAGQDKEATAKAREYFEGYAPSSPSFAIMKDGKIMTMIERHQIENNELATIAGLLTNAYDTYK comes from the coding sequence ATGATGTCTTATGAAGCATATATGAGCCAAGTAATTCAACCGATGCGCGATGAGTTGACTCGCAACGGTTTTCAAGAGCTTCGCACTGCTGAAGAAGTAGAGCAAGCACTGCCAAATGCAAAAGGCCTGACACTTGTTGTCGTGAACTCGGTTTGTGGCTGCGCAGCAGGACTCGCTCGTCCAGCAGTTGTACATTCCTTGAATCACGCTACAAAGCCGGATAACATCTTCACTGTATTCGCAGGTCAAGACAAGGAAGCGACAGCAAAAGCTCGTGAGTATTTCGAAGGCTATGCTCCGTCTTCCCCATCCTTCGCGATCATGAAAGATGGCAAAATCATGACCATGATCGAGCGTCATCAGATCGAGAACAACGAATTGGCAACAATCGCTGGCCTGTTGACCAACGCTTACGACACTTACAAATAA
- a CDS encoding SDR family oxidoreductase: MSKLVVITGVTRGLGRAMVERFHEAGWTVAGCGRSEKEVQGLRQQFGEQHHFSVVDVSVMEQVEQWAEEVKAKVGVPDLLINNASIINRNSPVIGLAASEFSRVMDINVNGVFYVIRAFLPFMVQRANGGVVVNISSYWGRHGEAFLSPYCASKFAIEGLTQSLAAELPEGMAAVALDPGGSIDTSMLHSCSPEEVDTAPNPVEWSRVAVPYIMGFGPQDNGKSLICPPVRNN; this comes from the coding sequence ATGAGCAAGCTGGTAGTGATTACAGGTGTGACACGTGGTTTGGGTAGGGCGATGGTCGAGCGTTTTCACGAAGCAGGCTGGACGGTTGCAGGCTGCGGTCGTTCGGAAAAAGAAGTGCAAGGACTGCGTCAGCAATTCGGAGAGCAGCATCATTTTTCTGTCGTGGACGTATCGGTAATGGAGCAGGTGGAACAGTGGGCAGAAGAAGTAAAAGCCAAGGTGGGCGTTCCCGACTTGTTGATTAACAATGCCTCCATTATAAATCGGAACAGTCCAGTCATTGGTCTTGCGGCAAGCGAGTTTTCGAGAGTGATGGACATCAATGTGAATGGTGTTTTCTATGTAATTCGCGCCTTTTTACCGTTTATGGTTCAGCGCGCAAATGGCGGAGTCGTCGTAAATATCAGTTCGTACTGGGGAAGACACGGGGAAGCGTTTTTATCCCCGTACTGCGCATCGAAGTTCGCCATCGAAGGATTGACGCAATCATTGGCAGCCGAATTGCCTGAGGGAATGGCAGCAGTGGCGCTTGATCCAGGAGGGAGTATCGATACTTCCATGCTCCATTCATGCTCGCCAGAAGAGGTGGACACGGCACCGAATCCGGTAGAGTGGAGCCGTGTAGCGGTACCGTACATCATGGGATTTGGTCCGCAAGACAACGGAAAGTCGCTTATCTGCCCACCAGTGAGAAACAACTGA
- a CDS encoding RNA polymerase sigma factor: MQDDRLIIEEVLQGNKEAYSQIIQKYNKRVRLLIRKMIGQPHLEQDMAQEIFIKVYYHLGDYSKSYEFGAWLYRIAANYCFDELRNRKRSITVTEAEIELATSHTPELEYLAKEQKVFLQNRMMTLESKYRVVLELRYLQFLSYEEISEELDVPISTVRTRLSRGKAKLRNAITNSGKGGDLHL, from the coding sequence ATGCAGGACGACAGGCTGATCATTGAGGAGGTCCTCCAAGGGAACAAAGAGGCGTATTCTCAGATCATACAAAAATATAACAAAAGGGTCAGATTGCTCATTCGCAAGATGATCGGGCAGCCGCATCTTGAGCAGGACATGGCTCAGGAGATCTTTATCAAGGTGTATTACCACTTGGGTGACTACAGCAAAAGCTACGAATTCGGTGCCTGGCTCTACAGGATTGCCGCCAATTATTGCTTTGATGAACTACGAAACCGGAAACGATCGATTACGGTTACAGAAGCAGAGATTGAACTGGCTACCAGTCATACACCTGAGCTCGAATACCTTGCGAAAGAGCAGAAGGTCTTTTTACAAAATCGAATGATGACCCTGGAGTCTAAATACCGTGTCGTCCTGGAACTGCGTTATCTCCAATTTTTGAGCTATGAAGAAATTAGCGAGGAGCTGGATGTTCCCATCAGTACGGTGCGAACACGTCTTTCCAGAGGCAAGGCCAAGCTCAGAAATGCCATAACGAATTCGGGTAAAGGAGGGGACCTCCACCTATGA
- a CDS encoding rhodanese-like domain-containing protein encodes MSHGVKEMTPQELLEKLEAKEELQVIDVREVDEWNGGHIKEAKLIPLGFLPHRIDELDKNIPIVMVCRSGARSHNATAYLSEQGYDVANMVGGMLAWPGEVEQ; translated from the coding sequence ATGAGCCATGGAGTAAAGGAAATGACACCACAAGAGCTGTTGGAAAAGCTGGAAGCCAAAGAGGAACTACAAGTCATTGATGTACGTGAAGTCGATGAGTGGAATGGAGGTCACATTAAAGAGGCAAAGCTGATCCCACTCGGCTTTTTGCCGCACCGTATCGATGAGCTGGATAAGAACATTCCGATTGTGATGGTTTGCCGTAGTGGTGCCAGAAGCCATAATGCTACAGCGTATTTGAGTGAACAAGGATATGACGTGGCGAATATGGTTGGCGGCATGCTCGCATGGCCAGGTGAAGTGGAACAGTAA
- a CDS encoding ArsR/SmtB family transcription factor, whose translation MKILNIGSERTTYRVEISYSPLFEAALGIAAATYDQLHHTMEHPPAYWRQLLDELSPSVQQEVDYAREHNTWKTLLQLLDLCPFADLDSFLSYVRELSTEQLRYEALPYLGENMQEARRKAAQGSTEECAALQEACRAHLFFESYIGHITSVDAEELRSHILRLMEGWYTTHIKPREEEIVRMLERDWSQKQSKLGKLNPEALVEYATGSSYLPEPAVTRVLLIPQAIYRPWTVQADAVGTKIFYYPVADENLHDAVDPNQPPPSLVQALKALGDEHRLRMVKMLAEKDLSLQEITDQLSMAKSTVHHHLSMLRSAHLVETAGSRYRLRRHTLDKLPLMWDEFLDRSTP comes from the coding sequence ATGAAAATTTTGAACATTGGCAGTGAACGAACGACCTATCGGGTTGAGATCTCGTATTCTCCTTTATTCGAAGCTGCCTTGGGAATCGCTGCCGCTACCTACGATCAATTGCATCACACGATGGAACACCCTCCTGCCTACTGGCGTCAACTGTTGGACGAGCTATCACCCTCTGTACAGCAAGAGGTCGACTATGCGAGGGAACACAACACGTGGAAGACGCTTTTGCAACTGCTCGATCTTTGTCCTTTCGCTGATCTGGATTCATTTCTCTCGTACGTCAGAGAGCTCTCAACAGAACAGCTCCGATACGAGGCCCTCCCTTATCTAGGTGAAAATATGCAGGAAGCACGGCGGAAGGCTGCACAAGGAAGCACGGAGGAATGCGCCGCTTTGCAGGAAGCGTGCCGCGCGCATCTCTTTTTTGAATCGTATATCGGACATATTACTTCCGTTGATGCAGAAGAGCTTCGGAGTCATATTCTCCGATTGATGGAAGGCTGGTATACCACGCATATCAAGCCACGTGAGGAAGAAATCGTTCGTATGCTAGAACGGGATTGGTCGCAAAAGCAAAGCAAGCTAGGAAAGCTCAACCCGGAAGCCTTGGTGGAGTATGCGACGGGATCGAGCTACCTCCCAGAACCTGCGGTGACACGCGTATTGCTGATTCCACAAGCGATTTATCGCCCGTGGACCGTACAGGCCGATGCTGTCGGGACGAAAATTTTTTATTACCCTGTTGCCGACGAAAATTTGCACGATGCTGTAGACCCTAATCAGCCACCCCCTTCACTGGTGCAAGCCTTAAAAGCACTCGGAGATGAGCACAGACTGCGCATGGTCAAAATGCTGGCGGAAAAGGACCTGAGCCTGCAAGAGATAACAGATCAACTCTCCATGGCAAAATCGACAGTGCACCATCACCTGTCCATGCTGCGGTCTGCTCATCTCGTTGAAACAGCAGGCTCCCGTTACAGACTCCGCCGTCATACCCTGGACAAGCTCCCCCTGATGTGGGATGAATTCCTAGACAGGAGCACCCCATGA